In the genome of Bradyrhizobium sp. CB3481, the window ATAGATTCGCACTGCCCCAAACAATTGCAGGTAGTTTGAGCCGATTTCGGCAGTTGAGCCGTATTCTTACGGGCTGCATCTCCCCAGCTTGTGACCATGCCAGCCAGCAAACGCGAACAGTCGAAGCAAATCCGAATAATTCGCCCATGCTCACTCCTCCGCTCTTCCGAGGCGTGCGCCCATGACATGCTTTGAGAGTTTCCCCGCGAAGGTTTAGTCAGCGAATCAAGGTGGTGGATATACGCCCTTCAGCCTTTGACGTGCCGCGATTCAGGCGAGCTATCGATCGCCAAGGAACGGTCTTTTAAGCCTGGCCGCTGCGGAGGCTCCTATTTCGAAGTAGGCCGGGTGGGCTGCGGTTTGGCAACGCTGTCCAGGAAACTGAGTGCTATCTCGATCTTGGTCAACTCGCTCTCGATCTGCTCACGTTGTTCTTCGCTCAGGCCTTGTGTCAGGTGCTGCTCGAGTTGCCGCTTTCGTGTGCGGAGGTTGTTCAACGTCGTCACGTTGCCAGTCTCCCGGTTGCCAGCGAAAGGGGCGGGGCCGCTGCGAGGGCGTCGAAGCGGCCCCTAATCGCGCAGTACGCGGCAGTAACGGGGGCCATCTGCGCGACTAGCAGTCACGCTATGCCTATGCAGAGCGGCCGCAACTTAACTCAGTTGTTAAGCTTGATCTTCGAGTTGCGAGTTAAAACTGGAACTGCAGCAAGGGGGCGGCAGCGACTGTCTTGCGCAGCGATCGGATGGCGACTGGCGGCGCCATCGGCAGGCAAGTCACCGGAGCATTCTGCCGATCACAGCGACGGGCCGTTCTAAGGATAGGATTGCCCATGCCCACGCGAGCCGATCGGTGATCTGTGTCGAGAGCCCAATGATCCGAAGAGCCACTGTCTCTCCGTATTCTACTCGATAACGTGAGAAAGAGCCGTTCCATGCTAACTCGTGGACGATGTACGAGAGGAACGAGGCGATGGCCGCGATACCGGCTGTATGGCCGGCCGTCGTGATGTGTCCTGTGGTCCAGAAAGAAATCGCAAAAATCTCGGCGGTTCCGATCAGCCGCCACGTCACCGCCTTCGCAATCGTCTTGCGCATTGGGATGCTCTGCTGAATTTCGGGGAGATTTTAGAGGGTCCATGGACCGCTCAACTGCTGATCATCCTAATCGATAAAACTTTATCGACAATCGAAAGCAATTGTTAAGGTTACCGCCGGCGGACGAGCGGCTGAGCGCGACCCGATCTTTGCGGCCATCGAAGCCCACAAGGCAGCTGCCGCCGCAACGGAGGCCGTCCAACGTCGGATGGCCGCCCTTGAAGATGAATTGCAAGCCACGGGACGGCTCCAGACCGAAAGGCGCCTGGAGGACGAGCGCCAGCGCGGGGAGGAGATCCAGGAGGCGTTAAACGAGGCGTGGCATGTCGAACAGGACGCCCCTTACGAACTGCTGAACATCGATCCGACGACCGCGGCGGGTGTTATTGCACTGCTGACTTATGCCACGGACTTCGACGATGCGATGTACGGCATGGGTTGGCCTGCGACATAAGCGGAGAGGACTGGAAGGGCTCTCGAACCTGGCAGCATTGTGCGCTCGCCAATCTCGTCGAGGTCCTGCCGAAGCTTATGCCGCTGTCGCCGTGTTTGCTGATCTGGCTCGGCTTTGCGGATCGCCAAGGCGTGTGCATCGTCGATTCCTGAGCTTCAGGTCAGCGTAGGTTGCCTACCCGGGGCGAGCGGTTCGCGGACTTGGAGCGGACACGAAAAATAGATCGCCAAAGAGCGGCTCGCTATGTTTGTAGACCATTGATAATACTGGAGAATTGGTGAGCGCGGAGGGACTCGAACCCTCGACCCCATGATTAAAAGTCACGTGCTCTACCGCCTGAGCTACGCGCTCACTTGCCGCGCTGTGTAGGGGGCGGGCCCTTACGGGTCAATAGCGGCGGCGTGGCAAATTCGTGGTTTGCTCCAAGGACAATTCCCTTTGGATAGCTAACGCTTAAGTCAGCTTCTTCAACCGTCCGCCACCCTCCATCCACTGCGGTTAATTGCCCTCCGGAGCGCTAATTGGCCTCCCGGCGGACTTCCGAGGCGACCGGCTGCGACTGGGGGGTGACCGTCGGCAGGCTGACCGGGCGCAGCCCGATCAGTTCCGCGGTCCGCACTGCGCTGTTGCGCCAGAAGGCGAAGGAATTGGCGCGGGAATTTTCCAAAAGCGCGATCGCCACGGCCGACAGGAACGGCAGGCTCTGCAGCACCAGCACGCCGGCGAAGATGTAGATCTCGCGCACCTGCTTGAAGCCGTTGGTGACGACCAGCACGGCGGCGCCGATCAGGAGCAGCACGCCGATCACGGCTTCCCAGAACGCCTGGAATTCGATCGACATCCGCGACAGGCCGCCCTTGGAGGTGCGGGCGAAGGCGATGTGCTCGGTGATCAGGCCCTGCGCCACGGCGCGCGAGACGGTCCACTGCACGCTCATCGCCGCGATCATGGCGCCGAGCATCTGGCCCGCCTTGATGTTCACGCGCAGGCGGTAGAGCGACAGGAAATGCGCCAGCGAGACGACAAAGGAGGCGATGATCGGCAGCGTCAGGATCTTGTCGGGGATGGCGATGTCGGCAAAGGCGACGATCGGCACCCAGATCAGGTTGAGGATCGCGACCACCACGCCGAGGCTCTCGGCACCCAGCCAGTTTAGCCAGCCCAGCGAGAATTCGCGGCGCTGATCCGGCGTCAGCCGGCTCGCGCCGGGCAGGAACCGCCGCCAATGCTTCTTGACGATCTGCAGCCCGCCATAGGCCCAGCGGTGGCGCTGCTTCTTGAAGGCTTCATAGGTGTCGGGCAGGAGGCCCTCGCCGTAGCGCACATTGGTGTAGTGCGTCAGCCAGCCCTGTTCCTGGATGGTCAGGCCGAGATCGGTGTCCTCGCAGATGGTGTCGCTCGACCAGCCGCCGGCCATGTCCATCGCCGAGCGGCGCACCAGGCACATCGTGCCGTGCACGATGATGGCGTTGTGCTCGTTGCGCTGGACCATGCCGATGTCGAAGAAGCCGGCATATTCGCCGTTCATGATGTAGTGCATCAGCGACAGGTCGCCGTCGCGATGCTCCTGCGGCGCCTGCACCAGGCCGACGCGCGGGTCGGCAAAGGCCGGGACGAGGTCCTTCAGCCAGTCCGGATGCACCACATAGTCGGCGTCGATGATGCCGATGATCTCGGCGTCGGCAGCCGTGCGTTCCATGGCGATGCGCAGTGCGCCGGCCTTAAAACCTTT includes:
- a CDS encoding DUF2061 domain-containing protein, yielding MRKTIAKAVTWRLIGTAEIFAISFWTTGHITTAGHTAGIAAIASFLSYIVHELAWNGSFSRYRVEYGETVALRIIGLSTQITDRLAWAWAILSLERPVAVIGRMLR